A region of the Fulvia fulva chromosome 7, complete sequence genome:
TTTTGGGCTTCATCGCGCTTGCAACATGCCTGATCTCTGTTGCCTGCTCGAAGCAGCGGACCTTACCACCTCCACGGCCGAAGGTTGTCGACTTCACCGGATTTAGAGAGCCGCTTTTCGCCCGCTTCGCGCTGGTCTCATTCGTGGGCGCGCTCTCGCTATATGTCCCGTTCTTTTACATTGTCGAGTTCACAAAAAGCAGAGGCAACGTATCAGACGAGCTGGTTTCCTACATGCTTCCCATCCTCTCCGCCAGCAGCATCCTCGGTCGGACGCTGCCAGCACTCGCAGCGGACAAATTTGGCTGTCTCAAGGTCCTGACCTTCACCACTGCGGTCTCTGCGATACTGGCATTCTGCTGGACTACCGTTCATAGAGAAGCTTCCATCGTTATCTGGTCAATTCTATATGGCGCCTTCTCGGGGGCCTTCGTCTCGCTGCAGACACCGACTGTGGCAGCCATCACGCCTGAGATGCGTCTCATCGGCGGCCGGATGGGCATGAACAACTTCTGCTTCGCGCTCGGCGTACTGGTCGGTAACCCGATCGCGGGAGCAATTGGTGAGGAGTCAGATCATTGGCTTGGGGTCCAAGTGTTCTGTGGTGTCTCACTGGTGGTGAGTACGGTCTTGATTGCCGTGACGTGGTACTTCAAGGAACGTGCTGGCACAAAGAAGTGAATGGAAGTTGCATACGAGACACTGTTAAACTTGTCCGAGACTTTCACGGGGCATGCCTTGCTATATCTACAAAAATGAACGACACTTTGCGCACGAAGCACCAAGCACGAAGCACCGAGCAACAAACCATCATGGCAACATCCAAAGGACAAATGTCGACATACGCCACTCGGCGCTCGACACCTACAGCCTGGCCGCCTGCGCCATCGCCAACGCCACCGCGCTATGTTGACGGCACTACCGGGTCGACCTCAATCAACTACTGGAAGCTCATAGCACCGAACTCCACGGCCAAGGCTAAGAAATTCCTCAGACAAAAGGGATGCCGCTATCCGAAGAAAGCCACCCAGGCAGTCTTACTAGATCTCCACTCCCGGGCACAACGAGGCCTCCCTCGCTACCATCGCTTCAGACTCAACGAGCTCCAATTATTCTGCATCACACGAGGCCTCAAGACCACCACCGATAACCCCGGAACAAAAGCGCAACTTATCCAGCTCCTACAGCACGCAGACGACACATCCACCTTCCCACACTTCCTCGACATCCCACCAGAACTCCGAGTCCAGATCTACACCTTCCACCTGCAAGATCTCGATCCCGAAGACGCGCTCCCGACCCAACCCCCTGTTACGAAAGTCTCTTAACTCGTCCGGGAGGAAACGATTCCACCGTTCTACGACTCGAGAGCTTTTTACGATCTTCTCCGAAGGGGGGCAGCACGGGCAACATATACCAACAAGATATCATCCCTTTCTGCGGACGCCTGTGAGTCCGACGCCGATGAGGGCGCAGTTGACGAGGTTCAGTCTCTCTACCACTGTTGAATTGGATGACCGAGAGATTGAGCGGGAGTTTGTATTCCGGTACGGGGCTGGCAGACATACTTGGTCGATGAGATCAGGTGTTGAAGGAGAGGGACTGGTGGTGACGCAGCCTGGGACTCATTTGCGCGGACGACTTGATGGGTATTTAGAGGTTCTCCAGGAGCGTGGGCCGGGGTTGAGGCTGGAGTTCAGGGATATGCAGAGGCTTGAGCGCTTGTGTGCGCCGTTGGTATAGGTCTAGGAGCCCAGATGGATGTAGTGTCAAGCAGGAACATGTCGGTACTCTTGAGCTGGGTATGTACATTACTACAAAGCCGGGAATCTATAGGAAGTTCAGCCCTACACCGAAGCTCAGGCCTTTCCTGCCTTCCTCGCCCTTCCTGATGACAAGAGGCAGGCTGAAGTTGACCTCTACCCTCGCGGCAGGGTGTGCATACACAAGTCCAAAGCCAGCAGCGGCGCTTGGCAAGCTTTTCGTGAGATCGCTGACTGTTCGTGACACACTGTTGCTCACATCACCCATAGTCATTGGCTGATCCCTCGCATCTCCTTGTCTCGAATCGCGAAGTGCTAGTAATCTGCCACCATTCACGAAAGCCTGTAACCTCAGGGGCGTTTCCTTGCCCACCCGTGGAAGAGGGAAGAGAATGCTGGCGCCACCTGCTGCGTAGACATCACCGCCTGCGGCATCCTGGCCGTCCCGTGGACCGAGGCCTGAGATCCGGAAGCCGCGAACATCGGTTGGTCCGCCGAGCTGGAAGCGGTCGTTAAGTCTGCTTGCTACTGGGGCACTTTGACCTGATAGTGGGATGGGAGACATGACGCCGTATCGCAGACCTGCGGTGAAGGAAATGCCGCTGTCGCCTTTGATGCCGGGGATGGGTACTGGGAGTGCTGCTTGTGATTCTACTTCGTACTTTGCGAAGGCTACGTCACCTTTCAGTGGTCCGAAACCTGCTAGCTCGCCGACTGTCTTCAGGAGGTAGCCTCGCGAGGGTAGCATGGGGATGTCTCGTGAGTCGTAACTCCAGGTGTAGTTCAGGCTGCTCTTGAAGCTGTCTCCTGCATCTGCTCGTATTGTCGGACTGGCTATTTCTGCTAAGCCTGTGATCTGTCTCCAGAGACCGGAGTATGCGAATGTGTGTAGGCTGAACGGGCTTGTCCTCCATAGTAGCTTTGCATCTCCTCCTCGCAGAACTTCTTCGTGGCTGGCCCATGGCTTGTGTGTGCTGCTTTGCAGTCCTCCTACTTCCACTCTCAGATCTGGATTTGAGAGTATGGGGGTGTCGAAGGTAGCGGAATATGCACTTCTCGTCCTCGTTCCGAGACTTGCGTGCGCATTCAGTCTTTCTGCTCCACCAAAGATGTTTCGAAGTGTAGCATTGACGTATGCACTACCTTCACTACTTCCAGCTTCTGTTCCGGTCTTGATCGTGTATCGTCCTCTCTCCTTCGCGCTCACAAAGACGGCATAATCCGTGGGTGTCGTGCTGGGGTCCGAGCTATCTGGGCGATCGATGTAGGTCGAGATTGGCTGCTGGAAGATGTCTAGGCGATTGAGCTTGTCGACTGCCTTGGATACTGCTGTGAGAGCTTCGCGAAAGGTGTGGTAGCTGTCATTGGCGCGATTGTGAGAGAGAAGAGGGTTGAAGATGCGCTCCAGGAAGCCATGGCGGGTATGTTCGGCGTGGAGGACGCGAATCGAGGAGATGGTCACTGGAGCAGTGGAGTTGATGGCGATCAGCTCATTCTGGCGGGCTTCTGCCTTTGCGTATGAGGCATGGATTCGATCGTTGACCTCCTTCTCGCGCTGTTCCAGCACTTTCGGATCGATGGGCTTTCGGAGCTGCTGGAAGACCTGCTCACTGTACGTAAGTACTACCACCAAACCAGCAAATACTCGAGATACTCACGTCGTCGCCCAGCGGCTCGGAGGTTGCCATCGGAAGGGTAGGACAGTCAATGGCTGCGCGACGGTGGAAACAAGCTGGGAGCCCTGAGCTTGCTTCGAGGTCCGAGGCGGTCGAGAAACCAGCCGGAGCGCGGGCCGACATGGCGCTTGCATTCAAGTCTCACTCACGCAACCTTGGACTCTCCTTCATCTTTCTTGAATGCCCTGCCCGTCACGTCGAAGATTATGTACCGCAAGGCCATCGACTGGCGAAGGTCCTCTGCCAGCCATGTCAGGCATATCACCTGCGATCGCTCGCGTGCGTCAGACACCCAGTCACTGGACAGTGTCTTGTGATGCACACCCACACGATGAAGGAGGGTAGGACCAGAACCGCGCTACAGTCATGCTCACGACCTCGTCCTCCCCTGAACCAAGTATACAACTTCCCTACCTCTGCTCACCTTCGTTCTCTGTCTGCTCAGAGTCAACACCAATATGCCCTCCATGCCATCCGATAACACGATGAGAGCAGTCCAGTATTGCATCTGGGCGGTGACCGTCACAGGCATGCTATTGTGCCTGAAGATACTTCTGACACCTGCAGCTTATGCCATAGCTATCTGCTTGCCGTGACAGCCCCACAAGCACCAATTTCAAGCTGTGCTTCTTTCAAGAGCATATCTGCACAGAGGAATGTCACTGCCATGTCGCCATTCGCGCCAAGTCCGCCTCCCGCCTTAGTATACGATATCTCAGGACTCATAACTCAACGTCCTCCGCTGCAAAGAGAAGTCGACCGGGAAGACACACGTGAACGATGGCACCGCCATTCTCCAGCTTTCGGACGTTTCTCTCGCAAGGGCGGAAAGCGCTCCTCCCCAGCGGCGATGCCATCTCGAAGATTCCTCTGGTGGACATGCTGGCACATACTTGGCACCTCGGTCTTACAGCGTTCGGTGGCCCTACAGTCCATTTCCAGATCTTCCGCGATCTCTTCGTCGAAAAGTACCAATGGCTGGACCACACTGCTTACGATGAGCTATTCGGCCTATGCCAAGCGTTGTCTGGTCCAGCAAGTACGAAGATGCTCTACATCATCAATGTTATGCACTATGGTCTGGCGACGGGTGTGGCGGCCTTCTTTGTCTGGAGCTTGCCAATGGCACTGGCATCCTTTGGCTTGGCCTTGGGCATCAGTCAAGTGGGTGAGACCTAATTAGCTCCGGCTTATGCTTTGCTCAGCGGGCTTAACTCAGCGACTGTTGGTATCATTGCTTTGGCAGCTGTGCAGTTGAGTCAGAAGGCTATCAC
Encoded here:
- a CDS encoding MFS-type transporter, which produces MGTQQEGYFESPERMHSPDVKRNKSDTSDKASGISTPSLYDEALPESQPVPDSSETPPDGGAQAWLQVLSGFLLYFNSWGMVTAFGVFQIFYSSTFIPASSNSNISWIGTMQGFLLAFGSIFAGCVLDRGHPRRLIICGGFFVVFGLMMTSLCRTYWQLMLAQGICIGIGAGQLFIVAVAVLPGWFAKRRAIATGLAATGSSLGGVVYPIVFHELEPRIGFGWTLRVLGFIALATCLISVACSKQRTLPPPRPKVVDFTGFREPLFARFALVSFVGALSLYVPFFYIVEFTKSRGNVSDELVSYMLPILSASSILGRTLPALAADKFGCLKVLTFTTAVSAILAFCWTTVHREASIVIWSILYGAFSGAFVSLQTPTVAAITPEMRLIGGRMGMNNFCFALGVLVGNPIAGAIGEESDHWLGVQVFCGVSLVVSTVLIAVTWYFKERAGTKK
- a CDS encoding SAM50-like protein yields the protein MSARAPAGFSTASDLEASSGLPACFHRRAAIDCPTLPMATSEPLGDDVFQQLRKPIDPKVLEQREKEVNDRIHASYAKAEARQNELIAINSTAPVTISSIRVLHAEHTRHGFLERIFNPLLSHNRANDSYHTFREALTAVSKAVDKLNRLDIFQQPISTYIDRPDSSDPSTTPTDYAVFVSAKERGRYTIKTGTEAGSSEGSAYVNATLRNIFGGAERLNAHASLGTRTRSAYSATFDTPILSNPDLRVEVGGLQSSTHKPWASHEEVLRGGDAKLLWRTSPFSLHTFAYSGLWRQITGLAEIASPTIRADAGDSFKSSLNYTWSYDSRDIPMLPSRGYLLKTVGELAGFGPLKGDVAFAKYEVESQAALPVPIPGIKGDSGISFTAGLRYGVMSPIPLSGQSAPVASRLNDRFQLGGPTDVRGFRISGLGPRDGQDAAGGDVYAAGGASILFPLPRVGKETPLRLQAFVNGGRLLALRDSRQGDARDQPMTMGDVSNSVSRTVSDLTKSLPSAAAGFGLVYAHPAARVEVNFSLPLVIRKGEEGRKGLSFGVGLNFL